The Gallus gallus isolate bGalGal1 chromosome 3, bGalGal1.mat.broiler.GRCg7b, whole genome shotgun sequence genome window below encodes:
- the TBCC gene encoding tubulin-specific chaperone C, with translation MEATGEERRAPAAFVAALGPETGGTAAAALPERLQRREAERQRGVARQRELKEAQAVREEGSEFFAAAFGREREAVEALLAAGRPEEAAARLQGLQKLLTESVRFLAPYEVRQGQEAVSRLQADLAARRQQLQPKKKFAFRNLKKEAAPGAEPRPAEPEERAEPPAPGSAEGESGGPPLCGFSRAEGRELELGPAELLQHDVVLEELRGCQVRLRGNPNTLRVRECRGCTVLCGPVSTSVLVDGCSECQLVVACQQLRTHRTRGSRFYVQVTSRAVIEDCSEVSFAPYTWSYPGIEADFESSGLDRNSNNWNLVDDFDWLASDRPSPNWSLIPEEERVSCWD, from the coding sequence ATGGAGGCGACGGGAGAGGAGCGGAGGGCGCCGGCCGCCTTCGTGGCGGCCCTGGGGCCCGAGACCGGCGGTACCGCGGCCGCGGCGCTGCCCGAGCGGCTGCAGCGGCGGGAGGCGGAGCGGCAGCGCGGCGTGGCGCGGCAGCGGGAGCTGAAGGAGGCGCAGGCGGTGCGGGAGGAGGGCAGCGAGTTCTTCGCCGCCGCCTTCGGGCGGGAGCGAGAGGCGGTGGAGGCGCTGCTGGCGGCGGGGCGACccgaggaggcggcggcgcggctgcaggggctgcagaagctgctgacCGAGAGCGTGCGCTTCCTGGCGCCCTACGAGGTGCGGCAGGGCCAGGAGGCCGTGTCCCGACTGCAGGCCGACCTGGCGGCCCGGCGGCAACAGCTGCAGCCCAAGAAGAAGTTCGCCTTCCGCAATCTGAAGAAGGAAGCGGCCCCGGGCGCCGAGCCGCGCCCCGCCGAGCCCGAGGAGCGCGCCGAGCCGCCGGCCCCGGGCAGCGCCGAGGGGGAGTCGGGCGGGCCTCCGCTGTGCGGCTTCAGCCGCGCCGAGGGCcgggagctggagctgggccCGGCCGAGCTGCTGCAGCACGACgtggtgctggaggagctgcgcGGCTGCCAGGTGCGGCTCCGCGGCAACCCCAACACGCTGCGGGTGCGCGAGTGCCGCGGCTGCACCGTGCTGTGCGGGCCCGTCTCCACCTCCGTGCTGGTGGACGGCTGCAGCGAGTGCCAGCTGGTGGTGGCCTGCCAGCAGCTCCGCACGCACCGCACCCGCGGCAGCCGCTTCTACGTGCAGGTGACCAGCAGGGCCGTCATCGAGGACTGCAGCGAGGTGTCCTTCGCGCCCTACACGTGGAGCTACCCGGGCATCGAGGCGGACTTCGAGTCTTCCGGGCTGGATAGAAACAGCAACAACTGGAACCTGGTGGATGACTTCGACTGGCTGGCGAGCGACAGGCCCTCGCCCAACTGGAGCCTCATCCCGGAGGAGGAGCGCGTCAGCTGCTGGGACTGA